One Turneriella parva DSM 21527 genomic region harbors:
- a CDS encoding IS481 family transposase, with the protein MTTEQKIIKNKVGLLKLAEQLGSVSKACKVFGYSRDSFYRFKELYDKGGELALQEISRRKPLLKNRVAPEVEEAVREIAFQYPAYGQVRASNELRKIGIIISPFGVRGVWLRHDLATFKKRLKYLEARMAQEKGIFTEAQLVALERAKDEKESHGEIETEHPGYLGSQDTFYVGNMKGVGKIYQQTFIDTYSKVAFAKLYDRKNSLVSADMLNDRVIPFFDEHEIPLLRVLTDRGSEYCGNREEHDYQLYLALENIDHTKTKAKSPQTNGICERFHRTILNEFYNVAFRKKVYTSLEQLQADLDEWIYDYNTQRTHQGKYCFGKTPLATFKDSLSIAKDKMLDLKLQTA; encoded by the coding sequence ATGACGACAGAACAGAAAATTATCAAGAACAAGGTTGGTCTGCTGAAACTGGCAGAGCAGCTGGGCAGCGTATCGAAAGCTTGCAAGGTTTTCGGTTACTCAAGAGACAGTTTCTACCGGTTTAAGGAGCTTTACGACAAGGGTGGCGAGCTCGCATTGCAGGAGATCAGCCGCAGGAAGCCTTTGCTGAAAAATCGTGTAGCTCCAGAGGTCGAGGAAGCGGTACGGGAAATTGCATTTCAATACCCCGCGTACGGTCAGGTTCGGGCGTCCAACGAGTTGCGCAAGATAGGTATCATCATCTCCCCTTTTGGCGTGCGCGGCGTTTGGCTGCGCCATGATCTTGCGACGTTTAAAAAACGGCTGAAATACCTTGAAGCGCGAATGGCTCAGGAAAAGGGGATCTTTACCGAGGCACAATTGGTTGCGCTCGAACGCGCAAAAGATGAGAAGGAAAGTCACGGTGAAATTGAAACGGAGCACCCTGGTTATTTGGGGTCACAAGACACGTTTTACGTGGGAAATATGAAGGGTGTGGGTAAAATTTATCAGCAGACCTTCATCGACACGTATTCGAAAGTCGCTTTTGCGAAACTCTATGATCGCAAGAATTCTCTGGTTTCAGCCGATATGCTTAACGACAGAGTCATCCCGTTTTTTGACGAGCATGAGATTCCGCTGTTGCGCGTTCTGACCGATCGTGGCAGCGAGTACTGTGGCAACCGGGAAGAGCACGATTATCAGCTGTATCTGGCCTTGGAGAATATCGACCACACAAAAACCAAGGCCAAGAGCCCGCAGACGAACGGCATTTGTGAGCGCTTTCACCGGACTATATTGAATGAGTTTTACAATGTTGCATTCAGAAAGAAGGTTTACACTTCTTTGGAGCAATTGCAGGCAGACCTTGATGAGTGGATTTACGATTACAACACGCAGCGCACTCATCAGGGGAAATATTGCTTCGGCAAAACGCCTCTGGCAACATTCAAAGACTCGCTCAGTATAGCGAAAGACAAAATGCTGGATTTGAAATTACAGACAGCATGA
- a CDS encoding reverse transcriptase domain-containing protein, whose translation MLLWTPHLFEKAGIQRKYDIPYIARLIDYGNQLSQRNLPVIFSLKHFSRLTDINYSYLRAVIDRTEYPYKTFKIRKKTEGFRRISVPDSRLLVIQQWLHKHILSKIQPHFSSTAFNPGCSIMRNAQPHCGANWLIKIDIENFFDSISERQVYTQFKALGYSKYLCFCFARLSTRLASREAKKYKKPRWQNKRHQYPEFIGNLPQGAPTSPILANLVCRQLDAQIHQLIQPMGLIYTRYADDIVISGNALTRKDASKLIQEISKILNRSGFQKNSLKTRILSPGARKIVTGLNVNGPNPTIPKKLKYSIRAELHYAKVFGVAEHCKKLGYHKIDGFRNQIRGKIDFVRSVNPKLADKFYAQLDDINWP comes from the coding sequence ATGTTACTCTGGACCCCACATCTTTTCGAAAAAGCTGGCATTCAACGTAAATATGATATCCCTTATATCGCACGCTTAATTGACTACGGCAACCAACTATCTCAACGAAATCTACCTGTTATTTTCTCGCTTAAGCATTTTTCTAGATTAACTGACATCAATTACTCGTATTTGAGGGCCGTCATCGACCGAACCGAGTATCCATATAAGACTTTCAAAATTCGCAAGAAAACCGAGGGCTTTAGGCGAATATCCGTTCCAGACTCCCGATTATTGGTAATCCAACAATGGTTGCACAAGCATATTCTCTCCAAAATCCAACCACATTTCTCTTCCACCGCATTCAATCCTGGTTGTTCCATTATGAGAAACGCTCAACCGCATTGCGGCGCAAATTGGTTAATAAAAATCGATATTGAAAATTTTTTTGACAGCATTTCCGAAAGACAGGTTTATACTCAATTCAAAGCTCTTGGCTATTCAAAGTACTTATGTTTTTGCTTTGCTCGGCTATCAACCCGATTAGCTAGCCGCGAAGCAAAAAAATACAAGAAACCACGATGGCAAAACAAACGTCATCAATATCCGGAATTCATTGGAAATCTTCCTCAAGGCGCTCCCACGAGTCCGATTCTGGCAAATCTTGTATGCAGGCAACTAGACGCCCAAATACATCAACTAATCCAACCGATGGGGTTGATATACACCCGATACGCAGATGATATTGTGATATCTGGCAATGCCCTCACGAGAAAAGATGCTTCAAAGCTCATCCAAGAAATCTCTAAAATTCTGAACCGAAGTGGCTTTCAAAAAAACTCACTTAAGACTCGAATCCTGAGTCCAGGAGCCCGCAAGATTGTCACCGGACTCAACGTAAACGGCCCAAATCCAACCATTCCGAAGAAACTTAAGTATTCAATTCGCGCGGAACTTCATTATGCTAAAGTGTTCGGAGTCGCGGAGCATTGTAAAAAGCTGGGTTATCATAAAATCGATGGTTTTCGGAACCAAATCCGAGGAAAAATTGATTTCGTTCGATCCGTGAATCCAAAGTTGGCTGACAAATTCTATGCACAACTAGATGATATTAACTGGCCCTAA
- a CDS encoding MerR family transcriptional regulator: protein MTTGKLAEKFKINREAIRFYERKGLLPKPERTATGYRLYDVRAEKTLSFILNSKKLGFTLAEIKSLLSLRIVNGENCSTIRIKAQRKIEDIENKIHQLGSLKRALSLLVESCLKKQTSTYCPIIDNLEN from the coding sequence ATGACGACCGGAAAATTAGCCGAGAAGTTCAAGATCAATCGCGAGGCAATACGCTTCTACGAACGAAAGGGCTTACTGCCCAAACCGGAGCGCACCGCCACGGGTTACAGATTGTACGACGTGAGAGCGGAAAAAACCTTATCGTTCATTCTAAACTCGAAAAAGCTGGGCTTCACGCTTGCAGAAATAAAATCCCTGCTATCCTTACGAATTGTAAACGGAGAGAATTGCTCGACGATCCGTATCAAAGCGCAGCGGAAGATTGAAGATATCGAAAACAAGATTCACCAACTCGGAAGTTTGAAAAGAGCCCTATCGTTGTTGGTTGAATCGTGTCTTAAAAAACAGACTTCGACTTACTGTCCAATTATAGACAACCTGGAGAACTGA
- a CDS encoding flagellar FlbD family protein encodes MIKVRRLNGKVFYLNHNLIETIEDTPDTVVKLTNGTKYVVRDGADALLERVIAFNRQIFAEKMRTE; translated from the coding sequence ATGATAAAGGTGAGGCGCCTGAACGGCAAAGTCTTTTACCTGAACCATAATCTGATCGAGACGATCGAGGACACACCGGATACAGTGGTCAAGCTCACAAATGGAACAAAGTACGTTGTGCGCGACGGTGCGGATGCATTGCTTGAAAGGGTTATTGCGTTTAATCGACAGATTTTTGCCGAAAAAATGCGGACAGAATAG
- the merA gene encoding mercury(II) reductase has protein sequence MNHKNVEVQIAGMTCDHCAISIEKLLTKQVGVVSAAVEYPSARGIVTYDSAKTDEGKIIEAINGTKNYHANVAVPATVPSDGSKNFDLIIIGGGSAAFSAAIKAEELGKATLMINAGLNFGGTCVNVGCVPSKTLIRAAESVHHANSSRFAAIKPRGATVDFTQLIRDKKVLVAQLQKNKYLDVVEDFARLTMITGWARLIDSNSVQVDGNQIYSAQKILIATGSTTKIPDISGLAEIDYLTHRTLFDLEEKPASLTIMGAGYIGLEIAMAYNRLGVKVRIIEFTDRVLRTQSEDISAELEQAMRSEGIEILPNFRAIKFEKREAEVIIHCKCKDGSMTQIRERGRVLVASGTRPNTAKLGIETVGLETDASGHIKVNDQMGTNVPHIYAVGDVANTPPFVYTAAYEGRLAVENAFTETVNRADYTALPWVVFTDPQVAGVGMDEMQAAQAGLPYDVSKLELTNLPRAIVANDTRGFIKLIRHRETDRLLGGRIVASEGGELVQSLAFAIKFGITVKQLSEELYPYLTLSEGLKLAAIGFRKDVKKLSCCAS, from the coding sequence ATGAATCATAAAAACGTTGAAGTACAGATCGCGGGCATGACCTGCGATCATTGCGCTATCTCGATTGAGAAACTGCTGACAAAACAGGTTGGTGTAGTTTCCGCGGCTGTTGAATATCCCAGCGCTCGTGGGATTGTTACTTACGACTCGGCTAAGACTGACGAAGGTAAAATCATCGAGGCAATAAACGGCACGAAAAACTATCATGCAAATGTCGCTGTGCCCGCTACAGTGCCGTCAGACGGTTCGAAAAATTTCGATCTCATCATTATCGGCGGCGGTTCGGCGGCATTCTCGGCGGCGATCAAGGCAGAAGAACTGGGAAAAGCCACTCTTATGATTAACGCGGGCCTCAATTTTGGAGGCACCTGCGTCAACGTCGGTTGTGTGCCGTCAAAAACGCTGATTCGGGCAGCAGAGTCGGTGCATCACGCGAATAGCTCCCGTTTTGCTGCTATAAAACCGCGCGGTGCGACCGTCGATTTTACTCAGCTTATTCGGGACAAAAAAGTGCTGGTAGCTCAGCTACAGAAGAATAAATATCTGGATGTAGTAGAGGATTTCGCCCGGCTGACGATGATAACTGGCTGGGCGCGGTTAATCGATTCCAACAGCGTTCAAGTCGACGGGAATCAGATTTATTCCGCGCAAAAAATCCTGATTGCGACGGGATCAACTACGAAAATTCCGGATATTTCCGGCCTTGCGGAGATTGATTATCTGACGCACAGAACGCTTTTTGATCTCGAAGAAAAACCCGCAAGTCTGACCATCATGGGGGCAGGCTATATCGGGCTCGAAATTGCGATGGCATACAATCGACTCGGAGTAAAGGTGAGGATCATCGAGTTTACCGATCGCGTGTTGAGAACTCAGAGTGAAGACATTAGCGCCGAACTTGAACAAGCGATGCGCTCAGAAGGAATTGAGATTCTCCCGAATTTCCGGGCCATAAAATTTGAGAAACGCGAGGCGGAGGTAATTATTCACTGTAAGTGCAAAGACGGCAGCATGACACAAATCAGGGAACGGGGCAGAGTTCTTGTGGCTTCTGGTACGCGCCCCAATACCGCGAAGCTCGGCATTGAGACCGTAGGTTTAGAAACAGATGCGAGTGGTCATATAAAAGTCAACGACCAAATGGGAACGAATGTTCCGCACATTTATGCTGTGGGGGACGTCGCGAACACCCCACCCTTTGTTTATACCGCCGCCTACGAAGGGCGCCTTGCCGTAGAAAATGCTTTCACCGAAACCGTAAACCGTGCTGATTACACTGCGCTGCCTTGGGTCGTTTTCACCGACCCGCAAGTTGCCGGCGTTGGTATGGACGAAATGCAGGCAGCACAGGCCGGATTACCCTACGATGTTTCAAAGCTGGAACTCACGAATCTACCGCGTGCGATTGTCGCAAATGATACCCGCGGCTTCATCAAGCTGATTCGCCACCGGGAAACGGATCGCTTGCTCGGTGGCCGCATTGTAGCATCTGAAGGCGGCGAGCTGGTGCAGTCTCTGGCGTTTGCAATCAAATTCGGCATTACGGTCAAACAATTATCCGAAGAACTCTATCCGTATCTGACGCTCAGTGAAGGGCTTAAGCTTGCCGCCATCGGTTTTCGCAAAGACGTGAAAAAGCTGAGCTGCTGTGCGAGTTAG
- the merTP gene encoding mercuric transport protein MerTP, which yields MEDKSASNKTLWAALLVGTAASLCCLTPVLGILVGIGGIASIFSWIEPARPYLIALTLGILAFAWYKKLKPVRGGEIECACETDEKPAFWHSKVFLAIISVAAVLLLTFPSYSGIFFRSAKATPLIIEKENIAMATLSIQGMTCSGCEQSVNKALKDKPGVIESSSDHLRGLAWVKYDKSRIGFEEFRNAVEKTVGYKVIDIQGGMK from the coding sequence ATGGAAGATAAATCTGCATCAAACAAAACACTTTGGGCTGCTTTACTGGTCGGGACAGCAGCCTCACTCTGCTGTCTCACCCCCGTTCTGGGCATTTTAGTGGGGATTGGCGGGATCGCCTCAATATTTTCGTGGATCGAGCCGGCGAGGCCTTATCTGATTGCGCTGACGCTTGGGATACTGGCGTTTGCCTGGTATAAAAAGCTAAAGCCCGTGAGGGGCGGGGAAATCGAGTGTGCGTGTGAAACCGACGAAAAACCAGCCTTCTGGCACAGTAAAGTTTTTCTGGCGATCATTTCAGTAGCGGCAGTGCTGCTATTAACTTTCCCGTCGTATTCGGGAATATTTTTCCGATCTGCCAAAGCGACACCGCTTATAATTGAAAAGGAAAATATTGCCATGGCAACACTTTCGATTCAGGGTATGACCTGTTCCGGCTGTGAACAGAGTGTCAATAAAGCGCTGAAGGATAAACCGGGCGTGATTGAGAGCAGCTCGGACCATCTGCGCGGCCTCGCATGGGTTAAGTATGACAAATCCCGAATCGGGTTTGAGGAATTTCGTAACGCCGTCGAAAAAACTGTTGGCTACAAGGTCATAGATATTCAAGGAGGCATGAAATGA